One genomic segment of Clostridium estertheticum subsp. estertheticum includes these proteins:
- a CDS encoding LegC family aminotransferase, which translates to MIPLCIPEIRGNELKYVKDCIDTNWVSSVGSYVNLFEDKFSEYVGSKSAVVTMNGTAALQLALLTLGIGAGDEVIVPSLTFISPVNTIKYVGAEPVFVDVCRDTFVMDVSKIEELITPKTKAIMPVHIYGHPVDMVKVMQIAKKHNLFVIEDATESLGSTCNGKMAGTIGDIGCFSFNGNKLITTGAGGMFVTNNLEYGERAKFLSTQTKVVTDNKAFYHSEIGYNMRMPNLLAAFGVAQLENVKEYLKTKRENATYYNQLLGEIKGITLPAERENVENCYWLYSILVEDEYGITRDELIQKLNADKIEARPFFMPIHDMPPYKGSRHGDLTVTNELYARGINLPSSVGLKKEDIKAVCELIKNSKK; encoded by the coding sequence ATTATACCTTTATGTATACCAGAGATTAGAGGAAATGAACTCAAATATGTTAAAGACTGCATAGATACTAATTGGGTATCTTCAGTAGGAAGTTATGTTAATTTATTTGAAGATAAATTTAGTGAATATGTTGGTAGCAAAAGTGCTGTAGTTACAATGAATGGTACAGCAGCACTTCAACTTGCATTATTAACTCTTGGAATAGGAGCAGGGGATGAGGTTATAGTTCCATCGCTTACATTTATATCTCCAGTTAATACAATAAAATATGTAGGAGCTGAACCTGTATTTGTAGATGTATGTCGTGACACATTTGTTATGGATGTTTCTAAAATAGAAGAGTTAATAACACCTAAAACAAAGGCTATAATGCCAGTACATATTTATGGTCATCCTGTAGACATGGTTAAAGTAATGCAAATAGCAAAAAAACATAATCTATTTGTTATAGAAGATGCAACAGAATCGCTAGGATCTACTTGCAATGGTAAAATGGCAGGAACAATAGGTGATATAGGTTGTTTTAGTTTTAATGGAAATAAGCTTATAACTACTGGAGCAGGTGGAATGTTTGTAACTAACAATTTAGAATATGGCGAAAGAGCAAAATTCTTATCTACTCAAACAAAAGTGGTTACTGACAATAAGGCGTTTTACCATTCGGAAATAGGATACAATATGAGAATGCCAAATCTTTTAGCTGCATTTGGAGTAGCTCAACTTGAAAATGTTAAAGAGTATTTAAAAACTAAAAGAGAAAATGCAACTTATTATAACCAGCTTCTAGGTGAAATTAAAGGAATTACATTGCCAGCTGAAAGAGAAAATGTAGAAAACTGTTACTGGTTATATTCAATTCTAGTTGAAGATGAATATGGTATAACTCGTGATGAACTTATACAAAAATTAAATGCAGATAAAATAGAGGCGAGACCTTTCTTTATGCCTATCCATGATATGCCTCCATATAAGGGGAGTAGACATGGCGATTTAACTGTTACAAATGAACTTTACGCAAGGGGAATAAATCTTCCAAGTTCTGTAGGACTTAAAAAAGAGGACATAAAAGCAGTATGTGAACTAATAAAAAACTCCAAGAAATAA